The following is a genomic window from Candidatus Xiphinematobacter sp. Idaho Grape.
TCTTCCTTAACTACACGCTCAGAAATTAGGATGGCATCCTCGAAATTATACCCATGCCAGGGCATGAAAGCGACCAACACATTGCGTCCTAGAGCCAATTCTCCATTCTCGGTATTAGGACCATCGGCGATTACATCTCCGGCTTCGACTGTTTGCCCTTTATGTACAATAGGCTTTTGGTTGATGCAAGTACTGCTGTTAGAGCGGAGGAATTTACGCAGTTCGTAGACATAGACACCAGATCCAATGTTTGTCCTGAGCTTTTTTTTCCAGTCGGGTAGCCCTCCGTCTCTAGTAATGACAATCCGTGAGGCAGTAACAGATGCTACTTTTCCGTTTCCTTCAGAAACGACTACTGCTAGAGAGTCACAGGCTACCCTTCTCTCTAGTCCAGTTCCAACTAATGGGGCCTCAGAAACAAGTAATGGAACGCCCTGACGTTGCATGTTAGAGCCCATTAGTGCACGATTAGCATCGTCGTGTTCCAAAAACGGAATTAGCCCGGCGGCGACAGAGACAAGCTGTTTGGGAGACACATCCATAAACTCTACACGGTCAGATTCAACCTCTATGAAGTCTCCCCGGTAGCGGGCAGAAACTTTGGCATCAATCAAATTCCCTCTCTCATCTACAGGTGTATTAGCTTGGGCAATATAAAAATTTTCATCTCTATCTGCGCTTAAGTAAACCACCTCATCCTGCACACGACCGTTCTCTACCTTGCGGTAGGGGGTTTCTATGAACCCAAACTCATTGATGCGTGCAAAGGTGCTCAATGAATTGATTAAACCAATATTAGGTCCCTCTGGGGTTTCGATAGGGCAGATGCGCCCATAATGTGACGGATGCACATCGCGAACCTCAAATCCAGCACGATCGCGACTGAGTCCCCCTGGCCCAAGTGCAGAGAGGCGACGCTTATGAGTCAGCTCAGAAAGCGGATTGGTTTGATCCATAAACTGGCTTAACTGAGAGCGCCCGAAGAAATCGCGAATTACTGCACTGAGCGACTTTGGATTAACCAGCTTGGAAGGAGTAATATAGTCGGCGCCGGTGTCATAAAGCGTCATTCTCTCACGTACTAGCCGCTCAGTGCGAGCGAGGCCTACGCGGCACTGGTTGGCAAGGAGCTCTCCTACAGTCCGCACTCGTCGACTACCCAAGTGATCAATGTCATCAGTCATCCCTTCTCCCTTGCTAAGCTCAATGAGGTACTTTATCGCGGCTACAAAGTCCTCCTTATTCAAGGTCCGCTCTTTTAGATCAACTTTGAGACTCAGCTTCTGATTAATCTTGTGTCGACCCACCCGACCAAGGTCATAGCGCTTTGCATCAAAGAAAAGGCGTTTTAGCATGTTGCGTGCATTCTGCACAGTGGGAGGATCACCAGGCCGCAGCTTACGGTAGATATCCTTCAAGGCTTCTTCCTCAGTGCGAGCTGGATCTTTTTTTAGGGACTTTATAATGGCATCACCTTTTTTCGTCTCTACTACTTGAACAGTTTTGTAACCAAGATTTATTAGTTGCCGCACGGTAGTACTGCTAAGGGGCTCAAAAACACGTGCAACAGCAATCTCTCCATCACGAATGTCGGAAACGAGCACCTTAGTGCTGATGATCTCTTCATCTAAATCGTCCGACAAAGTTATTTCCTCAATCTCATAGAAAAGCCGGAGAATATCTATATCTCCCCCGTAGCCTAGTGTCCGCAGGAAGGTAGTTGCAAGGAATTTACGGCGGCGTTTACGGCGATCAAGGTAGACGTATAAGAGGTCATTAGTATCAAACTGTACCTCGATCCAGGAGCCCCGATCTGGAATGATCCGGAATCCATGGAGGAGCTTCCCGTTCACATGAACACTCGTTTCAAAGCAAATACCTGGCGAACGGTGTAGTTGGCTAACCACTACCCGCTCTGCCCCGTTAACGATAAACGTTCCTTGTGGTGTCATGAGAGGGATCTCTCCCATATATACCTTTTCCTCTTTTGTGGATCGCTCGTCCTTATAAGAGAAAGTGACGTAGAGTGGCGCACTATACGTCTGCCCTTCTCGCTGTGCCTCCATAGCACTTACCTTGGGTTCTTCTAGCTCATAGCTAACGAAATCAAGCAAAGACTTTTCCTCAAATCCAAAGATGGGAAAAAATTCCTGAAAGACTGCTTGCAAGCCGACAGCCCTGCGTCTGGAAGGTTCTACTTGCTTTTGGAAAAACTCCTCATATGAATGCACCTGAAGCTCGATTAGGTTCGGTGGCTTGATAACCTCCTGAATATTCCCAAAGTGGATTCTTTCTGACATTTTCAGTTAAATTAAATAATGCTAGAGCTATGACGGAGGGTCAAAAGAAACTATCGACTCACGAAACAAATGTAGAATTCGGGGGAGGGATGCCCCAATGGGTGGAGAAAACTCCAAGAGTTGGGCTAACAAGAAAAAGGTAGTCCACGCTTTCCCTTGAGGAAAGAATGCTCCGTTACCACGGATTGCACTGCTAAGACGGGACACTTTAGAAAGATAATTAAAAGCCCTGGACCTATCCTGCAGACACTTGAGAATGCAAGAAGGGCGTCCTTCTCTGCGGTCGCTGTACCCTAAAACATTGGGAAAAGAGCAATTTTATTAGCTACTTAATTTCTACTTTTGCACCGACTGCCTCAATCTTCCTTCTGATCTCTTCAGCTTCATCCTTGCCTATCCCCTCCTTAATTAATTTTGGGGCAGATTCAACGAGGGCCTTAGCCTCAGCCAGCCCCAGATTGGAAACCGCTGCTCGAACCTCTTTAATAACGGCAATTTTGTTGCTGCCACACTCACTGAGATAAACATCAAATAAGCTTTTTTCCTCCATAGGAGCCGCTGTAGAAGTACCCGGAGAGGAAACAGTTGGAACCATAACAGGTGTGGCGCTAACCCCCCACTTCGCTTCCAGTTTTTTAACTAGATCAGCCATTTCTAAAATAGAGAGCCCACTCAGTTCTTCAATTAAGGTATCAGGATTTGCCATTTGGATTTACTTTGATTTAGTTTTTTCTGTGCTTGAAACCCCCAAAGACTTGACAAAGGTCTCTCCGGTACAGGCGGTGTGA
Proteins encoded in this region:
- the rpoB gene encoding DNA-directed RNA polymerase subunit beta; protein product: MSERIHFGNIQEVIKPPNLIELQVHSYEEFFQKQVEPSRRRAVGLQAVFQEFFPIFGFEEKSLLDFVSYELEEPKVSAMEAQREGQTYSAPLYVTFSYKDERSTKEEKVYMGEIPLMTPQGTFIVNGAERVVVSQLHRSPGICFETSVHVNGKLLHGFRIIPDRGSWIEVQFDTNDLLYVYLDRRKRRRKFLATTFLRTLGYGGDIDILRLFYEIEEITLSDDLDEEIISTKVLVSDIRDGEIAVARVFEPLSSTTVRQLINLGYKTVQVVETKKGDAIIKSLKKDPARTEEEALKDIYRKLRPGDPPTVQNARNMLKRLFFDAKRYDLGRVGRHKINQKLSLKVDLKERTLNKEDFVAAIKYLIELSKGEGMTDDIDHLGSRRVRTVGELLANQCRVGLARTERLVRERMTLYDTGADYITPSKLVNPKSLSAVIRDFFGRSQLSQFMDQTNPLSELTHKRRLSALGPGGLSRDRAGFEVRDVHPSHYGRICPIETPEGPNIGLINSLSTFARINEFGFIETPYRKVENGRVQDEVVYLSADRDENFYIAQANTPVDERGNLIDAKVSARYRGDFIEVESDRVEFMDVSPKQLVSVAAGLIPFLEHDDANRALMGSNMQRQGVPLLVSEAPLVGTGLERRVACDSLAVVVSEGNGKVASVTASRIVITRDGGLPDWKKKLRTNIGSGVYVYELRKFLRSNSSTCINQKPIVHKGQTVEAGDVIADGPNTENGELALGRNVLVAFMPWHGYNFEDAILISERVVKEDVYTSIHIDEFEIGARDTKLGPEEITRDIPNVSEEVLQNLGTDGVVRVGAEVKPGDVLVGKITPKSETELAPEERLLRAIFGEKAADVKDTSLTVPSGTYGIVMDVKVSSKKEIQRQKMTVAESRRQQKMIEDDHRRRKEELHEQLTGALSNILLGEKIPLDVVNAQSGEIIIPANRKITKQLLRKLASVYEHVEIDPSPIRNKIREIISQYEHRFTELESERDENLGRVESGDDVDPGIIKQVKVYVASKRKLSVGDKMAGRHGNKGVVAKIVPEEDMPFLEDGTPVDIILNPLGVPSRMNVGQVLETHLGVAAKALDLKVATPVFDGISEQRIRHYLREARNKEGFTWIHENGKATVFDGRTGDTFDQQVVVGYIYMLKLGHLVADKIHARAVGPYSLVTQQPLGGKAQYGGQRFGEMEVWALEAYGAAYTLQELLTVKSDDVQGRTRIYESIVKGDHSLQAGVPESFNVLIKEMQGLGLNVQASARSQIPLPPLQITVDTV
- the rplL gene encoding 50S ribosomal protein L7/L12, translated to MANPDTLIEELSGLSILEMADLVKKLEAKWGVSATPVMVPTVSSPGTSTAAPMEEKSLFDVYLSECGSNKIAVIKEVRAAVSNLGLAEAKALVESAPKLIKEGIGKDEAEEIRRKIEAVGAKVEIK